TAGCAGCAACATCATATATAGGGCTCCACTGGTTTTGGAGGATGTCCAAGCATATACTCCCATCTGCATAAACTGCAAAGCAGGTAGAGAAGAATAACGTTAACTTGAGCCAAACGCTAAAcacaaaccaagaagaagagaagagattgTCTGCTCTAAAACTTACTATTTGGATGGAACATCCGTGACACAAACCGAACTGTGGGAGGCTTATTAGGATAATCTTCAGAGAACTGCAGTGAGAGTTTGAAAGTACCTAACAAGAGGACCAAGTAAGAGCATATAAGAAAACTACTATAACGATTGATTCCAATCAATGTGATCCTCAGGCAAAATTTACAGCAACATAAGCTTACCTCCGTCCCATGGGGTGTCATCAGGCCTGCAAGCCCACAAAAGAATAAGGGTAAGTACTACCATTGTTTGAGAAAGTGAAACCAGTATCAATGGTACTTGTTAGAATACCCGAATATGACGGCGTTCCAGAGCATGATATTATTGTCCTGTGGAGCACCGCTGATTCCAGCAGGTGGGTCTTGCTGCAACCTCTTGAAATCCCTCATCAACCTCTTCCTTGCTGGTGTCGACATCCTCCTCTAGCTTATAAAATCAAACCCACATGTAAGTTAAGACCTTTGTCAGCTAGATAGATAGCTtagaattaaatatatatatattctgtaAATCATGGAACTTGTACTAAACATGTTCACATGAACTGATGTTCAGCAGTTTGGGTATATATGCTAACTAACATGTAACAGATTCGAATCGGTAAAGTTACGACCTTTGTCATCTAGACATCTTAGAAGTAACATAAAAACTAagacttgattttttttttttaaaacagctCAAGGTCGCATCAATTCACAAGAAGAATGACAAGAACCAGCTCAGATGAAAGTAAAAAATCTAAGGATCGAGCAAAATAAACATCGAGGATCAGAGATGAAAACGATACCGTGGAAAACAGATCTCGTTGTTTGAGTAAAAGGAAGAGGCGGCGAGAAGAGGTCGGACTCAAGCGAGCATCTGCGTGGCGGCGATGACCGACGGGTGATCAGAGAAATTCGAGAATCAGGTTTGGGCTTGTTCTCGGTCTCACCGTGCGATGAGAGAGAAGGAAAAGCTGATTGATTTGGAACTCTACTACGtatatgatgatgatctctGCTCCACTGGCATATCTCTCTAAAGTTGTCGGCTTTGCTTTTGCCCTTTCGACGAGCAAGTGGCTGCTTAACCGGATTAAACCGTTAAGGCGGCGAAACTGTACCGTCAACCAATTGCTTAAACCCGAAGAATATTGTTgccattttataaaataaagggAAAATACCAATTTGACCTGACCGACGTTggaaaataataatagtaagtGTATGTATGAATAGTGACCAAGGAACGACGTGGAACAAATGCATTCCCTAACATTccttaaaaaaatcaacattcataaggaataaatttttattttctttccctactattctttttttgtaaagaaataaagaacaaattaaCTCCTTGTTAAATATGGGATGAAACAACCATTTCTTTTCATTCCTCCAATTTTGTTCCTCTACGTTCTTTTTCTATTCGTTCCTCTTGTTTCCAGAATGGTCACCAGTCGGACCCTAATACTATTCAATTTGTTTAGGGTGAGAATAGAGATCTCAAACAGGTTTACCCTTCCCGTCACGTCCCGTACCGCGGCGGATTAGTCATCGAACGGGTCATAGCGGGCCTGTCCCGCGCGGACTGAGGTTCTCAGAATGTCGATCCAAACCCGTACCACCAAACATATAGGCTTTCGCGGGCCGTCCCGCGGGATGCTTCCTTATCAAACTGCCTACTACAGCTTCCTTCATGAATGTTTAAGTGTAAGAGAGTTGAACAAAGCTCATTAAGCTTCACTAAAGccttatcaaaatcaatgccaTAAAACTCTGTTTATGCTTGCGTTCTTGAGTTAAAAGCATTTTTTTGTTATCATCAtaagattttattaagtttgaatctgattgagTTGTTGTCTTTGTAAAAACTTGGCTCAAGTGTTGTATGTCTTCATCAAACCATCTCTCTTTGTAATTCTttggatttcaaaaaaaaaatcgtgaatCATTTTGTCAAATTATACAAATGACATGATATACAACTAACTTTTCTCCTAAACAACATTAttgtaaccaaatttaatttaagaaaagtATCATTTCAcagtactgaaaacaaaaccaatcaacttaaacaagaaatctcacattgtaataaatcaattcatagttgtgtgtaataaaaagagaaaaccaaattAAAACACCACCAGAGCTCGAATCGACATCGCTGGAGCTCGAATCGTCATCGCCGTGGAGCTCGAATCGTCATCGCCGTGGAGCTCGAATCGTCATCGCCGTGGAGCTCGAATCGTCATCGCCGGAGCTCGAATCGTCATCGCCGGAGCTCGAATCGTCATCGCCGGATCTCGAATGATCGTCGccggagctcgaatcatcatcgTCGAAACTCCTTATGTTTTCTGGGGAAAAATGTCACAAGAATCGATTTCTTCTCACTCTCCCTCTCCATTTTTcaggtaaaataagaaatgaaaaaaaatacggATCGATGTAATCCCGCATGACCCGTTTCGGTCAATCCCGCAAAGACCCAGTCCCGCAAAGACCCGTCCCGCGAGGTCCGCAAATGTACGGACCTAAAAAACCTCGTCCCAATACCGTCCCGCGATAGTCCTTTATGGGCTAGGCCCACGGTCCAAATCCATGACTGCCATCTCTAGGTAAGAAAGACCTTAACCGAAATAACCAATTATACATTTAACCGGACATAAACTAGAGCCAAACCAATCGAGGAGAGTGACGTCACTTAAGAGGAAGGGCTTTCTGTGTCACTGACTCACTAGATAACCAATTCACATTCAACGCTCTTCTCAAAGCCTGAGCATTAGGATCATACAAGGTCGTACTCGCAATTCAAATCAAATTGTGACAATTGTTCTTTAATCAAAACCAGCTAAAATAAGACAAGAGACAACCAACTGATGTTTTGAGATACAATACAACCGCGTAGCACAATCACTTCCACATTTGGTCAAAAAGACTAAAACAAAAAGCACTACTCTTTAGTCTATTCTGCTAGCCACGAACAAAGAACACTGTCTTTCAAGAACACTATCAGCAAAAGGAAATAAAGAAAGGATAATGTCTGATAGATTCGCTTGTGGCCCTTAGATTCATCTATCTATTCCATTCATAGTCTCCTCCATAGTTAGGTGAAGCGTTGCTCGTACGGTTTGCCTCTTCTGGTTTGATGGAGTTTGCAAATGCGTGCCAGCCTATGAGGTAAGGCAAGACGAACTTGCCATTACATTAAAATAAACGAGTTTAGTAAAGACGCTAACATGCAAAAGACAAGTTATTAtgtaagagagagagatttcaGAGTCTTACATTGAAAGCAGAGGTCAGAACAGCAAACTCTGCTCTAGTGACTGGTATGTAAATGTTCTCATCAACATTCAAAAGCTTGTTTTGAACACCTGTGTTTATATAAACCATAAGAGACCAAGTTCTAAACTCTTTTGAAACGAATCAAGAAGAAGATTAAATGTACTTACTTAGGTTAAAGAAGTGGCCAGAACCATCGGGGAGAGGCTCAACTTTCAACACTTTCCTCACCTTTCCTTCATCACTAAATACATCAAACAGGCAAGCAAAAATAAGACTACATGCGACCATATAGGACACAGCTAATGTAAATGATGTTTACCTTTTCCCCTTGTTAGGATCATGGAAGAACTCACAAGATTCTCTCGGGCCTAGGCTAACTAGAGTTCCAATTTCTGAAACCGACAATGAGAACACCTGCAACATTGAAACATTGATTCATcatacaaagaaacaaaagacttGCCTTTTTACAACAAAACCAGTGAGATAATCTCAGCACAGTTTTAAAGAATACAGCTAAAGGGATCATCTGAGGTTAAAAAGGATAAAGCCCAAACCTGTTTCTTGCTCCAATCGTATTGCCTTACACCAGCTGCAGGAGCAAACTGAAGCAGTAAGAACCCGTCTTTCGACAACTTGAAAGCTCCAGACTGCAAATAAgtaaacagaaacaaatcaCAATCAGTACTACAACTAGTAGAGAGAGGCTCTTTGATCTTTtgggatagagagagagagagactaacGTCTAAAGACACAAACTCCGGTGCTCTTGGCTCCACCGTTAACGCAGCTTTCCCTTTGTATATCGAATGTCCCACGTAAAACCTAGCAGGCCCTCCTTCACCTATATCAAATCAAAAAACCAATAAAACAAGTAAacatcacacacacacacaagctCCATTTCTCAAGACTAAGAGTACCCTTTTGATATCAAGCTTCGAAATTTCGAGATTTAAGCAAAGCTAAAACCCTAAAGTAGTAAACTTTGAGAGTACCCTTTTGGAATCAAGCTTCGAAATTTCGAGATTTAAGCAAAGCTAAAACCCTAAAGTTGTAAACTTTGAGACGAACTCACCGTtctgtgaagaagaagacgagtcACCGAACCTCTGCTTCTCGAAGTAATCCGTCTGGCGAGACTTCACCGAGAGGTTTACCGTCCTCACCGGTTTCGAAGCTAGTCCATGTCGTTTCACGGCGAGACCGCCGCCGGCGACGAGTActgaagaagacgaagagagaAAGCGATGGCTAGTGAAGGGACTGTAACTTGCCGCCATCAGAGGAGAAGATAAGAGTTGCGACATCGCTTGTGTCCCTCTGCGAATTAAGAcggaggcaaaaaaaaaaaaggcgcTTCCTTTACACTCTCTGAGCGACAGGACTCGAGGAGACGAGACAAAAGATAAGTTATACGTTTTTCGTTTTCGACACCTTCAATTCTTCAAATTATAAAATGGTccccaaatataatatatattacaaaacgTACCTTTAGTTCTTTCAATTACAAACCGGTCCCCGAATCCCCTAGATTATATTTACAAAGTGATTTTGCCGCATGTactttctacaatcaatttcacaaaacaaatatgacatcactactgaaattgatgacatgtatTATAACTTAATATGACATcgacaattgcatttaatgttaatttacatttttggtaaactttttaaaatatggtaataactcatatattacatttaatgtcaacttatattttggaaatttttttagaatatgggaataactcataaatcatcattaaaataaatatattcaaatatggcattataaattttgaaatataatttaattatatatttttatattatacaattttattactaaaatttttaaaaatgtatacaatttttttagaaaattataaaaatttaatcgtaaaatcattgttttttatatatctacaaattttataaatattgtttaattttaatttttggtaattatgcaacttttacaaatttatttaatatatttaattaaaataaatagatagaaaaatatatctaagattataatttcaaatatatacatgcatattcttaaatataatttttatgtttaattaaatcaaatttatattaaaatattgataagaaaaagaaaatttacaatattaataaaaatttattttaaaatataatttctatttatctttaaaagatattttaagtttttttactgcacatggtgcaagAAGACACCTAGTATAAAATACACTAgtttaagatccgcgccttgcacgggatcaacattatatatataaattattttatgtgttaaatatttttacatattatgaaataataaatatatattaaataattaaaaatcagtaactattaaatatataattaaattggtgcgaacatataaataaattttattaatccaaaaaatatttttttttatatttgataggatatgttattaaatttaaatgatacagacatagataatatattttagtatatttttaatattaatgtctattaaatgatgatttctactcatatagtttttttgatcatttgtatcttttatagaaaaaaattaaattactgataacaaaatttttattgtgggattaatagttttagtaatttataatttaaaaaaaaaaagttgtcaatgatcgttcaaaacttttatcaaaaaattgttcaaagtaaaatttaaaattaaaatattgcattttatatggtttatagtttaatttaaaacattatatatattaatcttaataattaattaaattatacttttttacttatataatttttgtaatcatttgtattttgtcataacaaaaattttaaaccatggatcataaaatttgaatgtgagacttttaatagttttagtaatttatagccgtttgtaaaaattcaaaatataacatatacataaaaatctaaatttttattatatggttattgtggttgtttaatttatttaatagtttaaaattaaacaaatatgatagaagatacactattttttatcaaatctttattattcaaaataattaattctcgtatatactttagccacattaggtaattccgtaaattttatttaaggaaataataaagtacattaatgatgaatttattgttagtttaataaaaagtttattatataattagatggactaACATATTTctgtaatgattctaagaatcattctaatgatgacatgtggctacaaaaagaagttgtaatgcttctcaaataatatataggggatatcaCACGTACTTATTGTACACGTGGATTTTTTCCAAAGATATCAGTCAATGAATATTGagatttatttacatttttaaaaatggagaAAATGTTAAGATATATCACTTTACCCTCGGAGTTATCCTATTGATTTGTTAGATTACTTGGATATAAAGTAAACCTTATGTATCTCTCTCTTCATCAACACAAGAATGTCTAGACAAGAATGCATGAGCATGGAACCGCTGCTGCACCACGACGTCGTCGAGCGCATCATGGAGATGTTTCCGGTGAAATCTCTACTAAGATTCAAGGCTGTATCAAAACAATGGCAATCAACAATAGAATCACGATACTTCCAAGAGAGTCAGTTAAATCATCGTGAGCGATCACGAGATCCAGATGTCCTCATGGTGTGCATACACTCGCACGATTTTGAAGCAGACACAAGCATAGAATCTCTAAGGACACTGGTGTTGGGTTCGTTATCATCAGTTAAAATCCCTACTTCTTGGGAGAACACATTTTACTCAGTTTGTGGGAATAGCTGTGACGGTCTCGTTTGTCTTTACCACTCGGATCTTTGTTTTGTTGTCAATCCCGCCACTAGATGGCATCGGACTCTTCCTCGCTGCCACTTTCAACAAAACAGAAGTATACTCGGAACCTATAATGTTGGTTTCGGTAAGGACAAGTTCACGGGCATATACAAGCCTGTTTGGCTATATAACGCCCTAGGACTAGGGCGAGAAAAAGCTACTACATGCACTTTTTGACTTTAGCACCAATATTACCACCGCCTCTGCTCCTTATTGGATTAGTAGTTTCTATGATCCTGTGTATGTAGATGGGAAACTTCATTGGTTCACTCAATGCAAAGAAACCGAAGTTCTATCTTTGGATATTCACACCGAAACTTTTGAAGTCATATCTAACGTTCCATTCGCCAACGTAGATCCTTACAATAACAATATTGTCATGTGCAACTTTGATAACCGCTTGTCCGTATCCCAGAAGATGATGTCCGAGCAAGTGATATGGTTGTTTAGTTCAGGCAAcaagacactacaagaaaacacgacCTTAACGACTACAGTATTAGTAGCTATTTGGTCGTAATATAAGTTTTACGACTAATTAGCTTCGAAAACGATTGGTCGTTAGAAGCTGGTCGTAAATAATTATTCGAGATACATTGGTCGTAAAGTTACGACTAATGGTGTTAGTCGTAAAGCAAACGTAAATGTACGACTCCATTAATTGGTCGTAAGTTAAACGTAAATGCATTAGTCGTACAGCAAACGTAAATGTACGACTCAGACACTTGGTCGTAAGTTAAACGTAAAATCATTAGTCGTACATGTGACGCACATTTACGTCTCATAAATTAGATGGACATAGGTCGTAAACTTACGACCAATTTGCTTCTACGTCGATGTTTATTTGTCGTAATGTAACGACCACTTTACATCGACGTTAGATGTTCATTGGTCGTAAATTAAcccactttatttatttattttcgaattttgtatttaattacgaatttaatatattaattaaaatcaaatatttaataatatccataatataaaacattcataatactaattaactaaaaccgaaaaaaactaaGTGTTAAGGTTTATTTCGTCGAAGAGGTTGGAACTATGCTCATCCGCACGCCGCTCTAAATCTTCCTGCTCTTCTGGAGTGGGCTCGGGGATAAAGCTAGGACTTAGAGACTGCCACCTAGAGGCAAGAGCCGGGTTAGGGTTGTCTCTATCATCATATCGAACATATTTGCCATACATGCAAATTTGTCCCTGTGGTCAGCTATGACTTCTTTGGCCGCAGTCAAATCCCTACGGAGAGAAGATTATTCTTCCATTCTTGCAGCGTGTTTAGCTCTCGCCCTCGGGACATCGTTGACAGATCCGATCCCGACAATACGTCCCCTTTTCTTCGGGGCAACCttcaattaataaatagatatttaattagtaCATATGTAAAACTAacttaaagaataaaaaatgtaaataaacatatatatttaagagatcAAATTTTTAACCTGCACAAAAATTTTGCCTTGTTCGACGGTGGACAGCTGGACCGGTGCACCTTTCGGATTTTGTTGCGACAACTGAGTCTGGACCTCCTGGATCCGAGCCTCAACAGTGTTGTAGATCCTCTCTGCTCGAGGATGCGAGAAGGTGCCATCAGAATACTGGTGTGTCGTCTTGTAAAGTCGGGCCAGAGATGGTGGTGCTCCTTCTTGGGCAACctgtgtaaaaaaaaattaaattaaactcacGCATTTCAATAAATagtcaattaatatatatttaataaaaattaagaaagatcGAAGACTAACAATTTGTAGTGCCCTCCCAGCGTGTGGAATCTGTCCGGAAGTATGAGGTATTGGCAGGTTACCATCATCATCGCGGGTCAAGCGAGCCGTAGAGCAAGTGAGAGACCTCTGAACTGACTTAGGCAAATTTCAATAAGCCTTCAAGCCCTTCCAAACGTCATTGCTGAGGTAGACTTCTTTTGCGTCGTCCCTCAAAACCCTCCACTTCTCCTTCCAATCACCAACAATGTTCTTTAGGCGAGCCATCTCCTTTTTGTAGAACTTTTCCTTCACCTTTTCGTTGACAGCAATGGACCAATTCTATTTTTGCTacaataaaagaaattaaattaaataaataattatttttaaaataaacaataaaaaattatatttaaaactaaccGCGAAGCACTTGAACCAAGTCCTCCGAACGTGGTCAGGTGTAAGAGACCAGTTCGGATGCGCTTCCCGGAAGTTTGCCCTGATGATATATCCAATGCTCTGTCCCACACAATTGTCCGTCGAAAACCtagaaaatttgaaagaatacgTATATTTAGATCAATATGTATAATTCGAT
The window above is part of the Brassica napus cultivar Da-Ae chromosome C8, Da-Ae, whole genome shotgun sequence genome. Proteins encoded here:
- the LOC106362106 gene encoding ubiquitin-conjugating enzyme E2 1 produces the protein MSTPARKRLMRDFKRLQQDPPAGISGAPQDNNIMLWNAVIFGPDDTPWDGGTFKLSLQFSEDYPNKPPTVRFVSRMFHPNIYADGSICLDILQNQWSPIYDVAAILTSIQSLLCDPNPNSPANSEAARMYSESKREYNRRVRDVVEQSWTAD
- the LOC106362107 gene encoding single-stranded DNA-binding protein WHY1, chloroplastic — encoded protein: MSQLLSSPLMAASYSPFTSHRFLSSSSSVLVAGGGLAVKRHGLASKPVRTVNLSVKSRQTDYFEKQRFGDSSSSSQNGEGGPARFYVGHSIYKGKAALTVEPRAPEFVSLDSGAFKLSKDGFLLLQFAPAAGVRQYDWSKKQVFSLSVSEIGTLVSLGPRESCEFFHDPNKGKSDEGKVRKVLKVEPLPDGSGHFFNLSVQNKLLNVDENIYIPVTRAEFAVLTSAFNFVLPYLIGWHAFANSIKPEEANRTSNASPNYGGDYEWNR